In Candidatus Hydrogenedens sp., the genomic window ATTTGATTTAATATCTTCTATATTTACATTATCCCTGACAGTAATCTATTATATTTCAATTGCTCTATATCATTAGAGAGGATATTAATAATGCTTCTTAAAAAATGTATACTTGTATGTCTTATTAAATTAAAGAGATGAGGTATTTTCTTGTTAATACCCCATCTCTTTTTTGTGTTGCTAATGATAAAATTATAACCTATTCATAATTTCTTCACTTTGTAAAACCGCCATAGTGCGATTTACAGGCCATTTACCGGGGAAACGAATAAATTCAACATGACCATCCATATACAGGAAATTGCAACCACCAGGGACATGATTGAACTCCTGCCCTATATCTGTGCTAACCCAATCTCCGGACACAGGAATTTCACTTTGGGCTTTGGCACTTGCCGCAGGATTATTAATATCTGTTATCATAAAGCGTTCAATCCCTTCTCTCAAACGATACATAGTAAGATTTTGCGTCCCGTCGAAGAATGTGAAGTCTTCGTCGTTTTTTGACGGGTCACCTAAACGGGGATAAAGATTACCTAACATAATAACCACTTGGGGATTGTTCGCCAGTAACCAGTCTATCATCACATTTACATCCGGGTTTGCCGGTGGATCGGGTCGGTCAATAATCCCCGGAAACCATGTATTCCATGCTAAATATAAATAAGAACAGCTACTATCATCTACTTCGCAGGGATAAAATTCTTTATTAGGCACACCGGCTGTGGGTACTAAATTCCCGGCTCGGTCACCAATAACTTGGGCTAGATTGTCTGCTTTATCAAATACTTTTACCGGGTCATTCCCTGTTGTTGCAGAAGGACATAATAACACCGCAGGGTCATTTAAATATTCCGGATATACTGCCATACAGTCAAGAACAAATTCTCCACTTAATTCGGTGCAATTATAAAGTTTGGAGGGTGGAAATCTTTCACCCTTTGCTTCATTAGAATACATCTTACATGTGAGACCTATCTGTTTTAAGTTATTCTGGCATGAGGAACGGCGTGCTGCTTCACGGGCACGAGCAAGAGCCGGTAAAAGTATGGCTGCAAGGATGCCGATGATAGCAATGACGACAAGTAGTTCGATGAGAGTGAAACCATGCTTTTTCATAAAATTCTCCTTAAAATTGAAGTTTAGTTAATAATTGTAAGAAATACATTGTATTTAGCTATTGTTATTATACAACAAATTTTTGTAAAAGTCAATATATTTTTATTTTTATTAAAAAAACAAGCCCCAACATTTACATGTTGGGGCTTGTTATGTAGGTTATTTCTTATTTTTTTACTTTGGCAATATGGAAGTTTTGGGTTTGGGTTCAAATGGGGAACCATCTGTTTTACGGATACGAGCACAGAATTCCCATTGTCCACTGCCCTGACGGATTTTTGCAAGTATATGGTTCCAACCCTGTTTTAAGTGTATCCCTATTGTATCATCATCAGGCACACAAGGACGATTTGTATTTTTCCCGAATACTTTTGTTCCATTTACCCAGATACGGGCACCGTCATCACTGCCAATTAACAGGTTAACATCTTGTTCGGTATCACTCCATACATAAGTGCTTAAATAAGCGACGCGATTTTCTCCACCTAAGATTTTATGGAGTTCAACAACCATAGGTTTGTTGGGATTTGTTCCTGGTGAAACAGGTTTCCACAATGCCTTTTCAGCTTCTTCGGGTTTCTCTGGAGCGAAAACAAACTCATACAACATGTTTGGGTTAATTTCATCATTTACATAGGGACCTGATACCATCCAGGTAGTGATAAAATCTTCAAATTTGGGAACTATATCCAGAGTTTTTTGTGCTTCTTGTTTTATAAGTTCCATCTGTCCTTGATGAATAACTTTTTCAAGAGCAGGGGTAATGATATCTGGAGCAATACCAATGAGCGTTTTTGAAAGTTTAACCACAGCAACTTCTGCTTCATTTCTTACCTGTTCGTTATCAAGGTATTGAGTTACAATAGACAATGCTTCCGGATAAGATGTATTTTGTAAGGCACCTATGACACCTTTTAATACTTCGGGTTTTGTGCTAATTGCGATTACAT contains:
- a CDS encoding DUF1559 domain-containing protein, with amino-acid sequence MKKHGFTLIELLVVIAIIGILAAILLPALARAREAARRSSCQNNLKQIGLTCKMYSNEAKGERFPPSKLYNCTELSGEFVLDCMAVYPEYLNDPAVLLCPSATTGNDPVKVFDKADNLAQVIGDRAGNLVPTAGVPNKEFYPCEVDDSSCSYLYLAWNTWFPGIIDRPDPPANPDVNVMIDWLLANNPQVVIMLGNLYPRLGDPSKNDEDFTFFDGTQNLTMYRLREGIERFMITDINNPAASAKAQSEIPVSGDWVSTDIGQEFNHVPGGCNFLYMDGHVEFIRFPGKWPVNRTMAVLQSEEIMNRL